Within Cucumis melo cultivar AY chromosome 4, USDA_Cmelo_AY_1.0, whole genome shotgun sequence, the genomic segment ATCCTATAAGTTTATGGAAAAAGTTTTCAAGTAACATCTCTAGAATTTACATTTTATACACAATATTCttcataaaaataataaataaataataatccCTGCATTAGTCATCTGCACATGATTTACCCCTTTGATAAGCAAAGATAAAGTCTTCTGGAGAAATGAAAACTCAATTTCAACTGGAAAGGAAACTCCACAAGGATTCATACATTCATTACCAATTAAAATAAAGGATTAAGTGAATTTAGAAAGCAGATGGTGATGTTTCAGCTTAGAACAAAACTAAAAATGACAGAAAACAACGGAAAGTTTGACAAGGTAAATGTTAGAAGGCAGGACTTGCTCTAACCATTGGGGTACGGTAAATTAGATTTGGAAGAAAAAGAGTTTCAGGTGGCAGAGCttcatttactttttatttaCCTCTCATTCATTAGATTTGGAAAACAAGAGCTGTTACGGTAGGTACCTGTCTGTTTACAAGTTTGGAAAGTATCTCCATGACAAAATCGACCTGAAAAGAAACCATGTGTTGTCCAAATAAGTAACTCGTGATgccaataattaattttatttcaaatgcAAAGCTCTGTACGAGATATTTGGGGAGCAAAAAGGAAAGAAGCACGAAGAACAGATACAATATCCGATAGCTACAAACATAATGAACATTCCCACCTAAAGCCAAATAAACAATAATGTCAGTGTTAGAAAACTAAACTTTGAGCACAGTTCTCAGCAGGTTCAGGCAATGGAGGAGAATGTCAATTTTAACAATAGTCACTTGCTCAATTTACATGGCTACAAATTTCCAAACCTCATTCCAACTCACTAATTACCAGAAACCCTAGATTCAGTGACTAAACAAAAACTCGATCCGCACGTACATAATAGCTCCATGACAATATTTCCCAATATCAGAAAACAGCAAAATAGATGATAAACATACCAGCGTAGGGAAAGCATCGATTGCCTGAATCACAGTTCTCATGAAGAGAAGAGGGAGTGGAGTTTGTTCAACCtggggaaaaaaagaaaaaaaagatgttattacattttcaaattaaaatagagGCGATTAGTTTTACTAGACTCCTTAACATACCATCTGGCTCAAGGCTTTTGCTAAAACCTGCTGAGTGAAAACTGTACGTTGCTCAAAACAAGCCGAACAAGCATCCGTtatctaaaaaaacaaaaagaacacCAGCAAATTATATTAGTATTTATAGATGCAGCAAACAGGTGGAATCAAGCAACCTATTATGAACGGTTAGAAATTAGATTTCAGGTCGCATATTGCATTATCTAACCATAAGAAGATACTAGAAAAATATTTGACGTTAGCTAAAAAGTTTGTACAAGAGGTACACTTAAATACAACAGGTTACATTGGTTTAGGGGCAAGAGAGCTTAACCTCTGAAATACCTAGTGACCGCCATAATTCTATTTGATATTGTAACACAATTTTAATCCTGCTTACTTTCCAATCTCATGGTCGGTTTCCTATCCAGTGCAATAGATTCACTCATGTGACAGAATATTACACTTAGTATAATTTGAGATATCTGGTAAGAACCAAAATCACGTGTAGCAACGTTAAATCTAGCCTCACGAGAGGGGATAGAACTGTATCTTACACCAAGATAGATGTTAGGAGTCCACCACTTCTTGCATATTGTAAGCGAGAGGAGGGAATTGCACGTCAGTCTAGGAAGTCCAGTGCAGTTGGAGGAAAGCATGACAAGTGAACGGATATTGAGAAGTTAtttgtaaaattttgatttggCAGGAAAGAAGTGAAGGTTCTTGAACTCCTGGCTAATCAATTCACTGTATCTCAATCTAACTCCAAAGTACAATTTTTTTCTGTTAACTATGTGAGCACGACATCTCCAAGGATATAGAACCTTGTAATGCCATGTATAATGCAGGTGAGAGAAGGAAATTACAGGCCATTGAAGGAAGTTCAGTGCAGTTGGAGGGAAACATGATAAGTGAAGGGATATTGAGAAGttgattgaaatttgaaggataAAACGTTTGAAATCCCATAATTAATGAACATATAATTCAGAAAGATGTCAATCATACCTTCTTTAGTGGAAGGCCATCCTTTTCAGGAATTATGTTGTGGATGGCAATCAGAACTTCAACAGGTGTTAAAGCTGGACGTGTATGTGCTGAACcctgaaaaaaatgaaaaagaccCATTAGCAATATTCTATTAatgtattgtttttttaaaataataataataaaaaaacacgCTCAACAAGAATTCAATTCAACTAAGTATTCAAAAGAACAAGTTGTATGATTACCCCAACATGTGCCACAAATCTGTAAATATCACAAGCTTTTCTGTTCTACTCAATTCTTTTTCGTGACAGCAAAGCAACAATAACATAAGTTAACAATCGAAGTATTCTCAGTACCTGTAATATGTAAGCCAACGCTCTCTGAAACTTCTCCAATGGAAGATCAACCAGCCGAGGAAAAACAGGTAAAACCTGGTCCCACAGAATGAAAAAAGGAGATTTAACAAAAATTTGATTGAAACTGTGCATTCTTTTTCcctattttattatttgaattttgGCATGTGTCCGAATGGGAAGTGGACAATGAACTTGTGCTGCTGAAGGTTGTACGTCCGTAAATTATATCATTGTTTGGCAAAGACGATTACCATGTAAAagaacaaaattataaaaataacacTTCGCAAGAAAATGCATCAATGATATGTATGTCTTTCGCTACGGTTATTATCACTGATGCAAGGATAGAATATAAAATACTGTGATATTTGCCATTTAAAAGattatatacatacacacatacatacatacatacatacatatatatatatatatatatatatatatatatatatatatatatatatatatatatcccagTATCATGGTTAGAAGAATTCAAAATTAAGATGTATTTACGAGATGAATTACACAAGTTCCAATTGTATATCAAGCTGGACGTTAATTTATATGACAAATGTTTCATGTCAAATCCGTCCCAATAATTGTACTGAATCAACCTAAAACACAACCCATAAGCTCATTCAAATGCACATTTTCTAAACCCATGTCAATGGGTCAAACAATCGACTACACATTCTACTCATCTAGAAATAGGTTCTTGTTGACCACTATAAATGAGACTACCATTAAGCATCATTATCTATACATTCTTCtctaaaataaagaagaaaaacaaaaaatacaaagCAGAGAAAGAGAGACCTCATTTTTGGAAAGCGAGGACAACATTGGAATGAGAATTGTCACATCCTGGAGCAAATAAATGAAATCTGGATCAGAAAAGAAAATTTACACGAGGTACAACagcaaaataaatatttttctaaccTTCAGCTTAGTTTCGTATAAATGTTTGACTGTGTCGATCAGATCAGACGAAGGTGCTGTCTCTTGAGTTAGTACCTGTAGCACCTGGCCAGAAAAAAAATCTTACCGTTCAAGGTGCAATTACAGATCGTACAACAAAAGAAAGTTCACAGAAATACATAAAGGCATACCAATGCTAAGAGATGTTCACTTCCTGGAGGTGGATCTGATATTATTctaagcaattcagaatcagatgACCCTAGGGCCGTAATAAGATTAGGAATATGTTCGTGCACAGCCTGCATCAATTAATAAAATGATCCAGACATAATTCAGTATCATTCCTTGtaacattttaattttgatGCAAAAAATACTTTTCATTTGGCTTTTTAATAGAATTACCAAGtttcaaaacataaaaataaatccAAAATGCGGCATACAACAGAAAAGATTACCAGACGAGGTTTCAATCATTAAGAATTAATACTCTAAAGAAGTCAATTTAAAGTAGAAGCCCATAAAGAGGCAATACAATCTGTTTCCCCATAGATAAGGCAAGTGAGATCAATGAGAACTATCAACAAACAGATTCTCCGACtagaaaagaacaaaataattatcataaatGACTGGAACTAAGAGGAAGACCTTACAATATTGTGAAAGCACCAGAAGCAGTAAGAAGTTTTTTACTGACAATCTTCCCTATCCCAGCCTCCCTCCTCACAAGCTTCGCTAAACAACATAACTTCCACCTCCTTCATCCAACCAccccaaaaataataataataatacacaCACAAACACACAAAGGAGCCTAATGTATTTCTCCTACCTTTCCCTAATAGCAGAAGGCATCTcaaacaaaataaatgattCAATCGATCATGATTCTTCCAACAGTGTAATCCAAGTTAACTAATCccctaaaaggaaaagaaacatttttttttccaaagaaCAATCCTAAAAAGATACATACCAAGGATTATGACCTAAAGGCCAAAGGCTTTTGCTAATACACAATATATATGCATTAACGTGCATAAGTAGGTATATGTATGTGCATATATAATGTGTTTCGGCTTATATATTGTTATTCTTGAATGTCATAAGTATGCATTTCCCAGTTCGGGGGGTTTTATGTTATATTGAGAAAGATGTAGCTTGTAATGTGATGTTTCCtctcaggaaaaaaaaaagtagaagaaaaggaaaggacCTCTTTCACTGCTCTGGGAGCCCGTCCATAAGCATCGAACACAAACCGAAGCAAACAAGGATTCTGCAAGAAAAGGACTACAATTTAATCTGGAAAGGCAATGTCAGAATTATGATCACTAAAACTAAGTAACTAACATAATAGATTCAGAACCTTCACGCATAGAGCAAAAAGAAGAGAAATATGTCTTTCAGCTTCTGAAAGTGACAAGGTTGAACTGCCATGAACTGTAGGTTGTGAACTCCTCAGTGAATCATTTTCTGAGGTTCCCGGATCTGAAACTTGAGAACCACAGACAGACGTTTCCAAACTCTCACCCTACAAAAAGGATTTTTCCATGGCAAGGGATAGCAACAATAAATTAATACATAAAATTAAACGGTATGTCctcttttgttttcaaaaagttaaaaattgtTTCATTGGGTTATCATTTAATGAAGGCAATCTGGAAAAGAAGACACCAACAAAAAACAATTTTGCATCCTTACCCCTGTTCATGGGGGTATTATATATGAGGATAAATCTATAGGAGATATCCAAGCATGAGggtcaatttaaagaaaattggATCAATAATGCCTGACAGTCTAAAGATCCAAGTTCGAATAATGCTAATGAATTTCCTGTTTGATTCTGGTCTCCTACTCTTTAATCTTTGGAAATGGAGTGAAACAGAAGAAACAAATACAGACCTCTCCTCCAGTTCTTTGTTCAATTGATACACATGGTGAAGGCTCTACATCTGTCTGATCTACGTTGTCTACCGCAGACAGGAACATGTTCGTTGCATGTTGCTCAATCCTATCTGAAATGTAACTTAAGCGGTAGAGTTTGTTTGCCACCTAAGGAACAGGGAAAACAACAGAACCATGAAAAGTAAGCatataaatcataaatataagCAGATATTAGAATTGGAAACACAGCAAACAGATTAAACCATTCATTGGCAGGAACAAAGGTTGCATGCCTTACCAATCTAATAGCTGTTGCTCGAACCTTAACTTCCGAATGCATAGCACACTGCCATCAAATAACAATGTGAGGACTgagaagaataaaataaaagtaaaactCATAAATACTTCCAATGAACACAAGCATACACATCTACAGATTATACCAAATGTACCCATCCTCACGGCAAGCCAACATTCTTCCCTAATTAACTAATCGATTGTTTTAAAGTTAGTCTATGGGTTGACCTGGCATTAAGAGACACAAATGGAAAGGCAAAGACTTATGATTTTCCCTCCTGTCAAGATTTGGTGTAGCATATAAACTAGCGAACGGGCTTTTCTTACAAGTCTCCCTTCATTAATAGTTCAATATTCTAACATCCTAATTTGAATTCAAGCAAGTACATAAGAAcaaattatcaaaatgattGTACTTGGATACAATATAGTATCTAAGGAAATAGGGTCAAGAACCGCCAATGAGAAGATGGATAATAACCTTCATGAGAGGAGAACAGCATGAATCGCCAACAAAGGCTTTAATGATTGCACGGTGATAAATAAGGTAGTGGTACAAACCAGAGGCTTGCTTAGAAAAATGGCACTAATCCAATACCTAACCAACTGAGCGTATTAAAAACCGAGGATCCTTTTGTCCTAGTCTCATAAGAAGAAATTTTTAAGAGTCTCCAAGTTGCttcaaattctaaaattttcaaaaaaaaaaatttattagcCTGGAGTTTATCTGGTTTAATCCCAAGTAACAGATTCCACTCATCATATTTCCCCAACCCAGAAGGCCAAAAATCCAACAGTTACGGTGATATCCACCCTACCTATAAAGACAACACCTGCAATAATTCACTAATATCCACCTCAATGGCACACCAAACCTTTCTCATCAGTATATCTCATTTATCATTGAGAAGGATAACACATAATGAAAACATAAATAATGCAATAACTTCTACCTTCAGAGCAATATCTAAGCAAGCTTGCCGACTATATGGACGCTTCACAATCAAATTCCAAACAGTGCCAAGGCCTTGCGTGACACGCTCAATATCAGGAGTATCCTTCCCCCGGTTGTCGGTAATATCACAAGAGCAAAGTTTATGTAGTAGTTCCAATGTAGAGTCTGGCAAAACTGGAACTTCACCAAGAAGTCTACTAAAAGATTTGTCCGAAGCTGGAAAAGCATCTAGTAACGATTTAGCCTACAATTAAATAATGCAATTACATCACTCACAAATTAAAACGAAACTGAATCAGATAAAAGGATAAAAAATGTGAATAAGAGGAAAGTGGCATACCACAACTAGAAGAAACTTCTCGTACACAGCAAAAGAAGAACTTTCCACCGAATCCAGAATATTAAGTGAATGCAGATGATATAAGACATGCAATGCTAGCTCATGCCCCTGAAAAGAACACGTCAAAATCCAATGAAGGCTCAAGACCGCCATCAGTACATATGCCtattaaatttattaagaaTACTAAGAACAGATGCAGAAAAATTTAACAGAGGGTAAAAATAAAATCTCTTTTCAAATATTCTTAAAGAAAATTGCCATGTGATCAATACATGAAcaacaagattttttatatataagaaaaaaattcattaatgtatgaaaatacaaaaagaagaggaaagagaGATCACCAAAGGAGTTACAATAAGCATCTCCAATTTCCATAAGAGGGGAAATAGAATAAAAGGAGAAGAGAATTCAAATTACACCAAGAAAAGACAACATAAAGGATATTATCAAGAAAAACAGATCCGAAAGTCCTATAAACAACATGATCTTGTTGGTTTCAAAGAACAATCTACTATTACAATACTCAGAGTATGGACACATAAGCCAATATAAGCAAAAGGAATTTGGAAGAGAGAGAAACAACTTACAGTACTCTAGCTGGCATGAGGGAGAATACATACATGCAAACATGCATATATAATATTATGAATTTGGAAGAGAGGAAAACAACTTACAATATTCTAGCTGgccaaattttcaattaaagaACCATCAACAATGGAAGAAGGGAATATATGTAATAAAATCATTGTGCTCCTTGCAACAAGATGATAACAACCAATCAAGAAAGTCAATAAATGAACATTTTACACATACATTGGATAGTCACGTCTTAATCAACAATCTTCTCTGATGTGACCATTATGCAGAAAGAATTCTCAGAAGTAACGCATGCACTTTCAAATAACAGACTACcagaaaaaattatatatatatatatatatatatatatactatcaACGATTGAGTGCCATATATGCCTATGAACGAGCTGAGATTGACCGATCAAACTAAACTCTTCCTTCAGTAAATTTCATGAAGCCTCATTCAATGCTGAATAACACAACACTCAGGAAATACCTTTTGTTGTTGGTAGTCAATAGCAACTTGCTTTTCCAACATTCGAACAATATCATCATCAGCATCAACCTATGATGAGAGGAAAAGAAGACGATTTTTAATTGCACAAGATATCAAAAAACAATAGACTTGTAGATCCAAATAAAGAAGTCTGAGTACATAAGATAGGTTAAACCCTACATCTAGTCTTTCCCCAACGAAATGAACAACCATGCACTTGTACAGTTACAGCATACACGCTATTTGGACCTCCAGtgggccaaagaaataaaagaacAGAACAATAGTGATATGTATGACTTGGCAACACATGTGCAGCATTTCAGCTAACATGATCATGAAATTCCAATCAAAAGCCAAAGAAATATTAAAGTTTGACAGATTGTTTCTGTGGCAACTTTTAATAAATGCTAGATTCAATCAACAAAAATTATCAATGCAGCCAGAGAACAATCCTCAAAACACAGATCAGATATCACATTTGCATTCATGAAACATCACTGAAGTTCATGATATCTATCAACCAAGGACTACATAAGCTAATAGATTCGCTATATTTTATTGTCTGTCAAACATACTTGTTTCAATGAGAAAAACTATGAATCCCTAGTCCAAAAGAATGGGAATGTCATATAAGAATCTGCAACTCATTCCTATTGCCTTTCAAACATATAGTAAAAGCCAAAGATTCAAAACAGTAAAGTACTGCTTTCTATAATTGGATGGACAAATAAATTGTACAAAAGTAATATTGTAATTGGCAGAGATAATCATTACAACATGAAGTATATGTGACATATCCTTTCCACTAAGAGCAAAATGCatgaaaaatgtaaatataatgTAAACCGTCATGAACAAATACATAGACTTCagaaaaatatacaaaattatACAGCAGCCTCTACGCTCATATCACATGTAACAAAAATCTTCTTTCATTCAATTTTCAAGTAATATTATGCAACTCCAAGACATGCGTTGAAATCTAATCACCAAAGTTTAAATCCATTAAATTGCTTGGCTCCAAGTTGATTAAGACTTAGACAAAAACTACTGTGGCCTAAAGTCATAGAGATAGCAGACGAATACAAAAGTTAACATTGAATAAATTCCTTGATTTCATGATCCCTCGTGCACACAAATTATAAAGTAACACTGTACAAATGTGGCACAGCAAATTGATCCCTTGTTCTTGCTTTTTCCTTTTCATGAACCTTAAAATGAAGTATGTCTGTCAAACTCAGGTATACAGATCCCTCCCTCAAACTGTCAACCTTTATTGTGGAAGTGCAAACACACAAAGGCAAGTATTGAAAGGAAAAACCAAGTTGCTCGAGTACGATTAGGGTTACTTTTAGTACAGAAAGCAAAAGGAAGAATCTAACAGAACTTGTATGATTATAGATAAACAATAGAGTATATTACACTTTGAGCCTCTTTGGCTTCCTTGAAAAAAAACTTGAAGAATACATCTTCCTTACTAGTTACTTATATTCACACTTATAGCTGATTGAAAAGCTGTTATTTGCCTGTACAATGTGGCTGAACTTCAATTCCGCACACTTCCTTGTACAGTAAAATTTTGACTGTAATGAAAGATCTGTCTAGTTAAAGAGCAAAGGcgtaaaataataaataaacaatcaGACATTGCCCCCACCTGAGCAACCAATCGAGCAATTATTGCCAAGCGTATCTGATGGCAGTCTGCCCCATTAAAATTCTTGCATGAATCAAATATCTTTTCAGCTGCCAAATTTCTTACAGTTATTTGCTGTTCTGAAGTCAAGTCAACGTATGGGGGAAGCGAAGGCAACTCCTCACAGGTATCTTCAGATGCAGCTGCACTTGTAACTGATGGAGAAAACTGATTGTATTCCACACAAGACGATGCATCGTCCCCCTTAGTTGCTAAGTCATCAAACAAACTAACTGCAACTAAACCATCATCAGCTTTTCCAACAGCTGTAGGCGTGGGATCCAGAGGGGCATGAATCTCTAATATAGTGTCAATTTTCTCAGCTCTATCAGGAGATCTTGATTTGGGGGTTGATTGATCTGTTCCAAACACTAATGGAGACTCTATAATCTTTTCTTCAACTTTCGTTTTTGATACAAGAGATGCTGAGGAATTCTCAATCGTCACAGAAACAGGAACCGAAGCAGATTTTCCCAAAGATATGGAGCCATCAACATCAGATGTATTTGAACTTGCCTCTTCCACACTAGAAGCAGAAGATACTCCTCCACGACGAGGATCAAGGCGGCGGGGATCCTGCAAGAGTGAGTAAAACAAACCAATGTATTTAGAGGCGAAGTGGTGACCTAACAGGGCAGAGACACAAGTTAATACACATCTATAGCTGGCTACATTTACCCTTCTGGGATCACGTTTAGAATCAACAGGGAGACTATTGACAGTAGCCTCAGCAAAAGTTGAACCAGCTGACATAGCCAAAGAAGAAGGAATTTGTGCAGGAGCAACTGAAGTTTGCACCGAACTCAATGGGGCTGATGGTGCCAGAACCTGCACATGACTACTTCCTTGACGAGTTACAGGCAAGTCTCCAGGCCAAGTCAAAGGAGGTGAGACTTTGGGCAAGTTCCTCATGTTAGTTATGACAATATCAGCCAACAAGTCAGGatgaatatttgaaatcagAATTCCAAGCGACTCTGCACCTCGCTCCCCTTCAGCAAGTAAGGCGCCAATCATTGCAATCATCTGCTCTGCAGGAGTCAATTCAGCATCTAACTTAGAAACATCATGGGATGTTCCATTAGAGACGGCATTCTGAAGAGAACCATCTTTTTGAGCTGTGGAAATTGGGTGAACGTCTGGACCAAACCGAAATTGCTTGGAAACCTCACGGCCATTGGAAAGTTCTTCATCATCCAGAACCCTAGATCTTTTTCTTGTCAGATCAGCTGATGCATTTAGCTGATTTGATGATTGGTCATCCTggttgagaaaagaaaaagtgaagcAGTTAGAGAAATGTATCGCAACAAAGAGTATGATCATTTCAACAATCGACCAATAATTACCTTGCCCAGCCAAGCATCACGTGCAGCTCGATCAGCAGCTTTCACCATTTTGTCCACTTGCCTGATCACTTGATCCGCAGCATCTCCAGCATTTATACCTCTTAAAGCCTTTAGCAATCTATCTCTTGACTGAAAACCAAGCTATCAGAAAAGTGAATATGGGCATTCAAACATTAAAACATTTACCAAAAATTTCAGCAGCTATAGCCATTCCAATTTTCACTGAGAAACTATGACATCAGAACATCGTATTTCCAACTTCCTATGTTGAAGGTCAATCTCACAAAAAAATTTCTATGAGCTTATCAACATTACCCCTCCACCCCCCACCCCCAAACACCCGACTATTCCAATAAGGAGTTAACAAATGTACTATCAGATTGATATAAAATTAACAAATTCAACTACGGATAGAAACAAATGAGACGCTTTCAGTTAGTTTCACTAATTATAGAGGTTCCAC encodes:
- the LOC103503628 gene encoding uncharacterized protein LOC103503628 isoform X5 produces the protein MSEANRMLGILLNLLQTSSVPGTYTVTVVSSLATIARKRPIHYGNILSALLDFVPSFEMTKGRHAASIQYSIRSALLGFLRCMHPAFVELGFQSRDRLLKALRGINAGDAADQVIRQVDKMVKAADRAARDAWLGKDDQSSNQLNASADLTRKRSRVLDDEELSNGREVSKQFRFGPDVHPISTAQKDGSLQNAVSNGTSHDVSKLDAELTPAEQMIAMIGALLAEGERGAESLGILISNIHPDLLADIVITNMRNLPKVSPPLTWPGDLPVTRQGSSHVQVLAPSAPLSSVQTSVAPAQIPSSLAMSAGSTFAEATVNSLPVDSKRDPRRDPRRLDPRRGGVSSASSVEEASSNTSDVDGSISLGKSASVPVSVTIENSSASLVSKTKVEEKIIESPLVFGTDQSTPKSRSPDRAEKIDTILEIHAPLDPTPTAVGKADDGLVAVSLFDDLATKGDDASSCVEYNQFSPSVTSAAASEDTCEELPSLPPYVDLTSEQQITVRNLAAEKIFDSCKNFNGADCHQIRLAIIARLVAQVDADDDIVRMLEKQVAIDYQQQKGHELALHVLYHLHSLNILDSVESSSFAVYEKFLLVVAKSLLDAFPASDKSFSRLLGEVPVLPDSTLELLHKLCSCDITDNRGKDTPDIERVTQGLGTVWNLIVKRPYSRQACLDIALKCAMHSEVKVRATAIRLVANKLYRLSYISDRIEQHATNMFLSAVDNVDQTDVEPSPCVSIEQRTGGEGESLETSVCGSQVSDPGTSENDSLRSSQPTVHGSSTLSLSEAERHISLLFALCVKNPCLLRFVFDAYGRAPRAVKEAVHEHIPNLITALGSSDSELLRIISDPPPGSEHLLALVLQVLTQETAPSSDLIDTVKHLYETKLKDVTILIPMLSSLSKNEVLPVFPRLVDLPLEKFQRALAYILQGSAHTRPALTPVEVLIAIHNIIPEKDGLPLKKITDACSACFEQRTVFTQQVLAKALSQMVEQTPLPLLFMRTVIQAIDAFPTLVDFVMEILSKLVNRQVWRMPKLWFGFLKCAFQTQPHSFRVLLQLPPPQLENALNKYVNLKGPLAAYASQPSTKSTLSRPTLVVLGLENERHL
- the LOC103503628 gene encoding uncharacterized protein LOC103503628 isoform X1, encoding MAGVLRERALSLLAAANNHGDLTVKISSLNQVKDIILAIEPSFAAELYSYLVELQSSPESLLRKLLIEVIEDIGLRAMEHSPLLMSVLLASLKDGESIVAGQSIISGQKLFCGTLREMALQWHRRGKIERWLEELWMRMLKFKDEVLAIALEPGSVGKRLLALKFLETYVLLFTSDTNDPQKAISEGNRDVFNISWLAGGFPILDPVGLMSEANRMLGILLNLLQTSSVPGTYTVTVVSSLATIARKRPIHYGNILSALLDFVPSFEMTKGRHAASIQYSIRSALLGFLRCMHPAFVELGFQSRDRLLKALRGINAGDAADQVIRQVDKMVKAADRAARDAWLGKDDQSSNQLNASADLTRKRSRVLDDEELSNGREVSKQFRFGPDVHPISTAQKDGSLQNAVSNGTSHDVSKLDAELTPAEQMIAMIGALLAEGERGAESLGILISNIHPDLLADIVITNMRNLPKVSPPLTWPGDLPVTRQGSSHVQVLAPSAPLSSVQTSVAPAQIPSSLAMSAGSTFAEATVNSLPVDSKRDPRRDPRRLDPRRGGVSSASSVEEASSNTSDVDGSISLGKSASVPVSVTIENSSASLVSKTKVEEKIIESPLVFGTDQSTPKSRSPDRAEKIDTILEIHAPLDPTPTAVGKADDGLVAVSLFDDLATKGDDASSCVEYNQFSPSVTSAAASEDTCEELPSLPPYVDLTSEQQITVRNLAAEKIFDSCKNFNGADCHQIRLAIIARLVAQVDADDDIVRMLEKQVAIDYQQQKGHELALHVLYHLHSLNILDSVESSSFAVYEKFLLVVAKSLLDAFPASDKSFSRLLGEVPVLPDSTLELLHKLCSCDITDNRGKDTPDIERVTQGLGTVWNLIVKRPYSRQACLDIALKCAMHSEVKVRATAIRLVANKLYRLSYISDRIEQHATNMFLSAVDNVDQTDVEPSPCVSIEQRTGGEGESLETSVCGSQVSDPGTSENDSLRSSQPTVHGSSTLSLSEAERHISLLFALCVKNPCLLRFVFDAYGRAPRAVKEAVHEHIPNLITALGSSDSELLRIISDPPPGSEHLLALVLQVLTQETAPSSDLIDTVKHLYETKLKDVTILIPMLSSLSKNEVLPVFPRLVDLPLEKFQRALAYILQGSAHTRPALTPVEVLIAIHNIIPEKDGLPLKKITDACSACFEQRTVFTQQVLAKALSQMVEQTPLPLLFMRTVIQAIDAFPTLVDFVMEILSKLVNRQVWRMPKLWFGFLKCAFQTQPHSFRVLLQLPPPQLENALNKYVNLKGPLAAYASQPSTKSTLSRPTLVVLGLENERHL
- the LOC103503628 gene encoding uncharacterized protein LOC103503628 isoform X2 — protein: MAGVLRERALSLLAAANNHGDLTVKISSLNQVKDIILAIEPSFAAELYSYLVELQSSPESLLRKLLIEVIEDIGLRAMEHSPLLMSVLLASLKDGESIVAGQSIISGQKLFCGTLREMALQWHRRGKIERWLEELWMRMLKFKDEVLAIALEPGSVGKRLLALKFLETYVLLFTSDTNDPQKAISEGNRDVFNISWLAGGFPILDPVGLMSEANRMLGILLNLLQTSSVPGTYTVTVVSSLATIARKRPIHYGNILSALLDFVPSFEMTKGRHAASIQYSIRSALLGFLRCMHPAFVESRDRLLKALRGINAGDAADQVIRQVDKMVKAADRAARDAWLGKDDQSSNQLNASADLTRKRSRVLDDEELSNGREVSKQFRFGPDVHPISTAQKDGSLQNAVSNGTSHDVSKLDAELTPAEQMIAMIGALLAEGERGAESLGILISNIHPDLLADIVITNMRNLPKVSPPLTWPGDLPVTRQGSSHVQVLAPSAPLSSVQTSVAPAQIPSSLAMSAGSTFAEATVNSLPVDSKRDPRRDPRRLDPRRGGVSSASSVEEASSNTSDVDGSISLGKSASVPVSVTIENSSASLVSKTKVEEKIIESPLVFGTDQSTPKSRSPDRAEKIDTILEIHAPLDPTPTAVGKADDGLVAVSLFDDLATKGDDASSCVEYNQFSPSVTSAAASEDTCEELPSLPPYVDLTSEQQITVRNLAAEKIFDSCKNFNGADCHQIRLAIIARLVAQVDADDDIVRMLEKQVAIDYQQQKGHELALHVLYHLHSLNILDSVESSSFAVYEKFLLVVAKSLLDAFPASDKSFSRLLGEVPVLPDSTLELLHKLCSCDITDNRGKDTPDIERVTQGLGTVWNLIVKRPYSRQACLDIALKCAMHSEVKVRATAIRLVANKLYRLSYISDRIEQHATNMFLSAVDNVDQTDVEPSPCVSIEQRTGGEGESLETSVCGSQVSDPGTSENDSLRSSQPTVHGSSTLSLSEAERHISLLFALCVKNPCLLRFVFDAYGRAPRAVKEAVHEHIPNLITALGSSDSELLRIISDPPPGSEHLLALVLQVLTQETAPSSDLIDTVKHLYETKLKDVTILIPMLSSLSKNEVLPVFPRLVDLPLEKFQRALAYILQGSAHTRPALTPVEVLIAIHNIIPEKDGLPLKKITDACSACFEQRTVFTQQVLAKALSQMVEQTPLPLLFMRTVIQAIDAFPTLVDFVMEILSKLVNRQVWRMPKLWFGFLKCAFQTQPHSFRVLLQLPPPQLENALNKYVNLKGPLAAYASQPSTKSTLSRPTLVVLGLENERHL